Proteins found in one Candidatus Abawacabacteria bacterium genomic segment:
- a CDS encoding mechanosensitive ion channel, giving the protein MATSTVSDVQSQTSDNVISFVSAVVNKIPALFLAILVFFAAFLLAKIVKAWAQRSVLKSGSNEGAMNIVGKTAYIGTIVLGLTVALKILEIDISFIVAAMGFGLGFAMKDILENYFSGVLILVQKPFSVGDTIKAGEYVGKVEEIEARATFLRVFDGQRVIIPNSNMISGAVINYSSFPERRVNVDFSVSYDANLQTVSELILQLMKSHPKIMQEPSPNVTIKGFGNSNIDLQAHFWVDRSQANWIKLNTEIKRRIKETLDQNGIGVSYQVVTLNVNNHDSGDIYNVMNSHVPERKPQVEMAIPPSTPAIENESSMHLEPIASNENPSVQG; this is encoded by the coding sequence ATGGCAACTTCCACAGTCTCTGATGTTCAAAGTCAAACTTCAGATAATGTAATAAGCTTCGTGAGTGCGGTAGTGAATAAAATACCAGCACTATTTTTGGCAATCTTAGTTTTCTTTGCTGCTTTTTTGTTAGCAAAAATCGTGAAAGCATGGGCACAACGTTCAGTTCTCAAATCTGGAAGCAATGAGGGGGCTATGAATATAGTGGGGAAAACAGCTTACATAGGCACTATTGTATTAGGACTTACAGTTGCTCTAAAAATACTGGAGATTGATATCAGCTTCATTGTGGCAGCAATGGGTTTCGGTTTGGGTTTTGCCATGAAAGACATTTTGGAAAACTATTTCTCTGGGGTATTAATTCTTGTCCAAAAACCGTTTAGTGTTGGTGACACAATTAAAGCCGGCGAATATGTAGGCAAAGTAGAGGAGATTGAAGCTCGTGCTACTTTTTTACGTGTTTTTGACGGTCAAAGAGTAATTATCCCCAATTCCAATATGATTTCTGGTGCCGTAATCAACTATTCCTCTTTCCCTGAAAGAAGAGTGAATGTTGATTTCAGTGTTTCCTATGATGCTAATTTACAGACAGTAAGTGAGCTGATTCTGCAATTGATGAAGAGTCATCCCAAAATCATGCAGGAACCATCCCCAAATGTGACTATTAAAGGTTTTGGTAATAGCAATATTGATCTGCAAGCTCACTTCTGGGTAGATAGAAGTCAAGCGAATTGGATAAAACTAAATACCGAAATAAAAAGACGGATCAAAGAAACATTGGATCAGAATGGTATTGGAGTCTCTTACCAAGTAGTCACACTTAATGTTAATAATCATGATTCGGGAGATATCTATAATGTCATGAACAGTCATGTTCCTGAAAGAAAACCCCAAGTTGAAATGGCCATCCCCCCTTCTACCCCAGCGATAGAAAATGAGAGTAGTATGCATCTAGAGCCAATAGCTAGCAATGAGAACCCTAGTGTGCAGGGTTAG
- a CDS encoding glycosyltransferase, with product MDALILLPAYLYRLAVLGISLYVALHKVKKIPHCRSARRNSYVFVFPVYNEQIIIRETISYYEQFLAHYANISLLFVATDKETQRPTTAEIIGHYCQGSKYAERMKIIHSHNLKGTKATQLNVALDYIRAQSHGSLPILVCFDCDARIALEDWPKALAYIQNHEKALLFSFLPKPQSSRSFLVQSLMLHHQERMLVFEYAAALSDTIFWHYPMGATMLVKPQLWQKIDQFPEPIDDIPLRYQLYLNGLHYSSLPFFTLVQAPPNMTNAFQQIIPIFKGVFSYFALAKKSQLRLTLAHICYGLGWYGIYLAEFYSILILPIALARNSWSLPVIFLIQVIINLVLAQQLSLLNAFKHILGYGLRLAQFLFFLIKVLLFPINLEKYKTERVNSISK from the coding sequence ATGGATGCTTTGATATTACTACCAGCCTATCTCTATCGACTAGCTGTTTTGGGGATTTCGTTATATGTCGCTTTGCACAAAGTGAAAAAGATTCCTCACTGTCGCTCTGCTCGACGAAACTCATATGTATTTGTCTTCCCGGTATATAATGAACAGATAATAATTCGAGAAACTATCAGCTATTATGAACAATTCTTAGCTCATTATGCAAATATATCATTACTATTTGTAGCTACTGACAAAGAAACTCAGAGACCTACCACCGCAGAAATAATTGGCCACTACTGTCAGGGCTCAAAGTATGCAGAACGAATGAAGATTATTCATTCCCATAATCTTAAAGGTACCAAAGCAACTCAACTTAATGTGGCCTTAGATTATATAAGGGCGCAAAGTCATGGTAGCTTGCCTATTTTGGTCTGTTTTGATTGCGATGCCCGTATTGCACTTGAAGATTGGCCTAAGGCCCTTGCCTATATCCAAAACCACGAAAAGGCTCTGCTTTTTTCTTTTTTACCCAAACCACAATCATCACGATCTTTCTTGGTTCAATCACTGATGCTTCACCATCAAGAGCGCATGTTAGTTTTTGAATATGCAGCAGCCCTTAGCGATACCATCTTTTGGCACTATCCGATGGGAGCAACAATGCTTGTAAAACCACAATTGTGGCAGAAGATTGATCAGTTTCCTGAACCAATAGATGATATTCCATTGCGGTACCAATTATATTTGAATGGCTTACACTACTCTTCTTTACCCTTTTTTACCTTAGTTCAGGCGCCACCAAATATGACTAATGCTTTCCAGCAAATCATTCCTATATTTAAAGGAGTTTTCTCCTACTTTGCTTTGGCTAAGAAGTCTCAGCTCAGACTCACACTTGCCCACATATGCTATGGCTTAGGTTGGTATGGTATTTATTTAGCTGAATTTTATAGCATTCTCATATTACCCATCGCTCTAGCAAGAAATAGCTGGTCATTACCAGTTATTTTCCTAATTCAAGTGATTATTAACTTAGTTCTGGCGCAACAACTGTCGCTATTGAATGCTTTTAAACATATTTTGGGATATGGATTAAGACTAGCCCAATTCCTCTTTTTCTTGATCAAAGTTTTATTATTTCCCATCAATTTAGAAAAATATAAAACTGAAAGAGTAAATAGTATTTCTAAGTGA
- a CDS encoding ferredoxin, translated as MSQNQSQTPAGQNNANPLIKRRVGKYIIEIVRNKCISVANCVAIAPDVFALDEEQIAILLDADPKSNLYTSDDETILMSARSCPTQAIIVYDAETGQQLFP; from the coding sequence ATGTCACAAAATCAATCCCAAACACCAGCAGGGCAAAATAACGCCAATCCTTTAATTAAACGCCGCGTCGGAAAGTATATTATTGAGATTGTCCGCAATAAATGTATTAGCGTCGCCAATTGCGTAGCAATAGCACCTGATGTATTCGCCCTGGATGAAGAGCAGATAGCGATACTTCTCGACGCTGATCCCAAAAGTAATTTATACACAAGTGATGATGAAACGATACTGATGTCAGCCAGAAGTTGTCCTACCCAAGCCATTATTGTCTATGATGCAGAAACTGGACAGCAACTTTTTCCATAA
- a CDS encoding PKD domain-containing protein gives MQQLLTKIIITILAFAPAVALAASDPVAVPQLLPPGSQISGTNTQLPQTTTNPGPNTQSLLSEQLTYVRSNMDAQAQWFLSTSAYLLQVADYILKVEPEKTDVAQVISTYGAALKKLGDDMNARQQVIPLEHAMIVSGFGIHLLAESLVLAASTLHDVNQGTGQFFFPSMSLIGQSLQSIGDNIIAIGSVALSTNGNINVAEYQTQMEAAVFLYQSLQGLFTNREGSGTIKADLKSNQAAKATNSTYQVINFDASGSSDALGTIPAANHFWDFGDGTFAFGPFVSHTYTKAATYLVKLMVKGPSGFSAVTSEVKVVPVIPVAVIISDKDSLLGPVPEELVLTANEPLTLSGISSYDPSPGAKLKLVWDFGDGKQDSGVDNGVITHSYAVPGSYDLALRAENGQLTGVTKRKIRVIASPPDIRLQVRSVTQTSWSHAKKKFFTQNIFGPTVLDFTAQESSGALVPGFNARTQLLSAEWDFGDGSPVVIQNQNQLNAKEKVSHSYEKPGIYTVSLKITDEARNVGQVLKTIILNDSSTPTADFDFFADKELTTAAQVRFDAASSAAPQGSIVKYEWRIVSAANELVFTSQEKSFVYSFPKPGKYQVSLQVNTNLGGVSGRVAEDFFIASSPPQATFDFSYDPYIPNSVLFNAQGSSDPDKNDILSFSWDFDNDGIFEITGSRSPEIKRTLDKVGLSTVKLQVSDSAGLTSEAKKDVAIGSLLVSTIQIKEGSRAIGKAPLAVTFVGGGFRSLATRPDTNSITQFIWDFGDGSPIETSNQIVQGVEEKTHTYNRPGRYVTTLKVKNREGEEAISAYPVHIGDGATPIASVFYTPSFPLTGNVSTLFTFDASQSVNAAGLSNNLEYSWDFGDESPLTTGTRVTHQYTKNGTYNVTLTITDTEASKISRIQVPAVVKGIPAQARFVASPLSGPAPLTVQFDASSSTDPDSTIVEYLFEFGDDQTTVSSQAKAAHIYKKAGTYKVKLKTQSRDGEESISAEQTVTVTQ, from the coding sequence ATGCAGCAATTGCTGACAAAAATAATAATAACGATACTTGCTTTTGCCCCAGCAGTAGCGCTTGCTGCCAGCGATCCTGTGGCAGTGCCACAATTACTGCCGCCTGGTAGTCAAATTAGTGGAACCAATACGCAGTTACCCCAGACAACCACAAACCCGGGACCAAATACCCAATCATTGCTTAGTGAGCAGCTCACCTATGTGCGCAGTAACATGGATGCTCAAGCACAATGGTTTTTGAGTACTAGTGCTTATTTGCTTCAAGTGGCTGATTATATTCTCAAGGTGGAACCAGAAAAGACTGATGTGGCTCAAGTAATTTCTACTTATGGAGCGGCCTTGAAAAAGTTGGGGGATGATATGAATGCGCGACAACAGGTAATTCCACTGGAGCACGCCATGATTGTTAGCGGCTTTGGCATCCATTTGTTAGCTGAATCTTTAGTTCTGGCAGCAAGCACTTTGCATGATGTTAATCAAGGTACTGGCCAGTTTTTCTTTCCTAGTATGTCTCTTATTGGTCAGAGTTTACAAAGTATTGGCGACAATATTATTGCCATTGGCTCAGTGGCCTTGTCTACTAATGGCAATATCAATGTTGCCGAATATCAAACTCAAATGGAGGCAGCAGTATTTTTATATCAATCATTACAAGGATTGTTTACCAATCGCGAAGGTTCGGGAACTATTAAAGCAGATCTCAAAAGCAATCAGGCTGCCAAAGCAACAAATTCTACTTACCAAGTAATTAATTTTGATGCCTCTGGTTCTTCTGATGCCTTAGGTACTATTCCGGCTGCTAATCACTTTTGGGATTTCGGTGACGGAACTTTTGCCTTTGGTCCATTTGTTTCTCACACATATACCAAAGCGGCAACCTACTTAGTGAAATTAATGGTGAAAGGACCATCAGGCTTTTCTGCTGTCACCAGTGAAGTGAAGGTGGTACCAGTAATTCCCGTAGCAGTAATTATTTCTGATAAAGACTCTTTGTTGGGGCCGGTACCAGAAGAATTAGTTTTGACTGCCAATGAGCCTCTTACCTTGTCGGGCATATCATCATATGATCCATCACCAGGAGCTAAGTTGAAGCTTGTTTGGGATTTTGGTGACGGTAAGCAGGATAGCGGAGTGGATAATGGAGTGATTACTCATAGTTATGCTGTTCCTGGTTCATATGATTTAGCTCTTCGCGCTGAAAATGGTCAATTAACAGGAGTAACTAAAAGAAAAATTCGTGTTATCGCTTCTCCTCCAGACATTCGATTGCAAGTGCGATCAGTAACCCAAACGAGCTGGTCACATGCTAAGAAAAAGTTTTTTACCCAAAATATATTTGGACCAACCGTACTTGATTTTACTGCTCAAGAGAGCAGTGGTGCTCTGGTGCCTGGTTTTAATGCACGTACGCAACTTTTATCAGCAGAGTGGGATTTTGGCGATGGTAGCCCGGTGGTGATCCAAAATCAAAATCAGCTCAATGCTAAAGAAAAAGTGAGTCATTCCTATGAGAAACCCGGTATTTATACTGTGAGCTTAAAGATCACCGATGAGGCTAGAAATGTTGGTCAGGTGCTTAAAACTATTATTCTTAATGACAGCTCTACTCCTACAGCCGATTTTGATTTTTTTGCAGACAAAGAGTTAACCACTGCCGCTCAAGTTCGTTTTGATGCGGCCTCTTCGGCGGCTCCTCAAGGATCCATTGTAAAATATGAGTGGCGTATTGTATCGGCAGCCAATGAACTAGTATTTACCAGTCAAGAAAAGAGTTTTGTGTATAGCTTTCCGAAACCTGGTAAGTATCAAGTTTCACTTCAGGTGAATACTAATCTAGGTGGTGTCAGTGGTAGAGTAGCTGAAGATTTCTTTATCGCATCAAGTCCACCACAAGCAACTTTTGATTTTTCTTATGATCCTTATATTCCTAATTCTGTTCTCTTCAATGCCCAAGGTTCATCTGATCCAGACAAAAACGATATCCTATCATTTAGTTGGGATTTCGATAATGATGGCATATTCGAAATTACTGGGAGTAGAAGTCCTGAAATAAAACGGACATTAGATAAAGTCGGATTGAGTACCGTAAAGTTACAAGTCAGTGACAGTGCTGGTCTTACCAGTGAAGCCAAAAAAGATGTTGCGATTGGTTCTTTACTAGTCTCCACTATCCAAATCAAAGAAGGTTCTCGCGCTATTGGTAAGGCGCCTTTGGCCGTTACTTTTGTCGGCGGTGGTTTCCGCAGTTTAGCAACTAGACCAGACACCAATAGTATTACGCAATTTATTTGGGATTTTGGTGATGGTTCTCCAATAGAAACCAGTAATCAAATTGTTCAGGGTGTTGAAGAAAAGACCCATACATATAATAGACCAGGACGTTATGTTACTACTTTAAAGGTAAAAAACCGTGAAGGTGAAGAGGCTATTTCTGCTTATCCAGTACATATTGGCGATGGTGCAACGCCAATTGCTAGCGTGTTTTACACACCTAGCTTCCCATTGACCGGGAATGTTAGTACCTTATTTACTTTTGATGCTAGCCAATCAGTCAATGCTGCGGGACTGTCTAATAATCTAGAATATTCTTGGGATTTTGGCGATGAATCTCCTTTGACTACTGGTACTCGCGTGACTCATCAATACACTAAAAATGGTACATATAATGTTACTCTTACTATTACTGATACGGAAGCAAGTAAAATTAGTCGGATTCAAGTACCCGCGGTGGTAAAAGGAATTCCAGCTCAAGCTCGTTTTGTAGCGAGTCCACTTTCTGGTCCTGCGCCACTTACGGTGCAATTTGATGCCAGTAGCTCTACAGATCCAGATAGTACTATTGTTGAATATCTTTTTGAGTTTGGTGATGATCAAACAACCGTGTCATCACAAGCTAAGGCTGCGCATATTTACAAAAAAGCGGGAACATATAAAGTGAAGCTGAAAACTCAATCACGTGACGGTGAAGAGAGCATTAGTGCTGAGCAAACCGTGACAGTGACCCAATAA
- a CDS encoding S-layer homology domain-containing protein, whose amino-acid sequence MKQSRKWSSAIAAIALFLVSATPTSAMILIPTLIPDFGALLTPSVIASSPTDNERIVMDFLHTPSEVVPVISVMFNEKMKAASTPAAAVNVYNDTDGLVVIPASVTITDNMLYIETGGLRVGRSYTVTVRSEQIMSLASGLHPADYIFHFKIDRATLGGGFPPSMSEPSTSLSVEKTTLTPSVSMSGVSSGSAKYRISISNMGGYDLSNVTVKDTLPVGFSFDSMVSGATASVSGTRIVTFTLSGTLARGDTTSFEYRVIIDGSNNSSGERIVPAGTYNNSVWVSGEFTPSGDRVGEFTNPVTTAADQNSENDENVTITRPFVLPTFITPSIPFLPTLFPTVTSSPSLTSTPTVTASPSSTPTVTALPTVAPSTLPFSHPSTDPLTCLRLNGATAMSFSDVNSTEIQAPYVQFLNTTVFTANPELRLSQGYGNGLFGMNNTLTRFELTKMALGANCINYVSSPAPNRFFTDVPQDDSAMSLVIGKAKALGIVQGIGDRFYPNRPVSYGEMVKILIGSGVYFDHGTPTTVLAHTLTGINDEGFRQYAEFSARMNLVNLGSGNSFPQNDSVQRRFMAQAVARYIAWLKNISIL is encoded by the coding sequence ATGAAACAATCTCGCAAGTGGAGTTCAGCAATAGCAGCAATCGCCTTATTCTTGGTAAGCGCCACGCCAACAAGTGCCATGATATTAATTCCCACATTAATACCAGATTTTGGCGCATTATTGACACCATCCGTTATCGCTTCTAGTCCCACTGACAATGAACGTATCGTAATGGATTTTCTCCATACTCCGTCAGAAGTGGTACCAGTTATTAGTGTGATGTTTAATGAGAAGATGAAAGCTGCCAGCACGCCAGCTGCTGCAGTGAACGTTTATAATGATACTGATGGTTTAGTAGTAATACCTGCTAGCGTTACTATCACAGATAATATGCTTTATATAGAAACCGGCGGCTTAAGAGTAGGACGTTCCTACACCGTTACCGTAAGATCTGAACAAATTATGAGTCTTGCTAGCGGTTTACATCCAGCTGACTATATATTTCATTTTAAGATCGACCGAGCTACTTTAGGTGGTGGATTTCCTCCTTCTATGAGTGAACCATCGACTTCACTGAGTGTAGAGAAGACAACACTTACTCCTTCTGTTTCGATGTCAGGTGTATCTTCTGGATCTGCTAAGTACCGCATCAGTATTTCCAATATGGGAGGCTATGATTTATCAAATGTCACCGTAAAAGATACATTACCCGTTGGCTTCAGCTTTGATTCCATGGTTAGTGGTGCCACTGCTTCAGTGAGTGGAACACGAATAGTTACATTTACGCTTTCAGGTACCTTAGCCAGGGGAGATACAACGTCATTTGAATATCGCGTCATCATTGATGGTAGCAACAATTCTTCTGGAGAGAGAATAGTGCCTGCTGGAACCTATAATAATTCTGTCTGGGTGTCAGGTGAATTTACTCCAAGCGGAGATAGAGTTGGTGAATTTACCAATCCAGTAACTACGGCTGCAGATCAAAATTCTGAAAATGATGAAAATGTGACTATTACTAGACCTTTTGTTCTTCCTACTTTCATTACTCCAAGCATCCCCTTCCTCCCCACTCTTTTCCCAACAGTGACGTCTTCCCCTTCTTTAACTTCAACACCAACAGTAACAGCATCCCCTTCTTCAACCCCAACAGTTACCGCTCTTCCTACAGTAGCTCCTAGCACGCTGCCATTTTCTCATCCTAGCACAGATCCGCTGACTTGCTTGAGACTTAATGGTGCAACTGCAATGAGCTTCAGCGATGTTAATTCTACTGAAATTCAAGCCCCTTATGTGCAATTTCTCAATACCACAGTTTTTACTGCTAATCCCGAATTACGTCTTTCACAAGGCTATGGCAATGGATTGTTTGGTATGAACAACACACTTACTCGTTTTGAGTTAACCAAAATGGCATTAGGAGCAAACTGTATCAATTATGTTAGTAGTCCAGCACCAAATCGCTTCTTCACTGATGTACCTCAAGATGATTCAGCAATGTCCTTAGTAATTGGCAAAGCTAAGGCATTAGGTATTGTGCAAGGTATTGGAGATAGATTCTATCCTAATAGACCAGTTAGTTATGGTGAAATGGTGAAGATCCTCATCGGCTCTGGTGTTTATTTTGATCACGGCACCCCTACTACAGTTTTGGCACATACCCTAACTGGTATCAATGATGAGGGATTTAGACAATATGCTGAGTTTAGTGCCCGAATGAATTTGGTCAACCTAGGCAGTGGCAATTCTTTCCCCCAAAATGATTCCGTGCAAAGACGTTTTATGGCACAAGCTGTTGCTCGTTATATAGCTTGGCTCAAAAATATTTCTATTTTATAG
- a CDS encoding bifunctional 5,10-methylenetetrahydrofolate dehydrogenase/5,10-methenyltetrahydrofolate cyclohydrolase translates to MSAQIIDGKKLAQELKDQLRSASPHGGLGVVLIGENPASLIYIKQKEKLAQELSIPFELLHIREWKDIEELKEKVLHFGNQEKLAGVIVQMPLPERLPVEEFLDCIPIEKDVDGLKRASPFIPATARGVMYALKSTKQLLTGKHAVIIGRSKLVGRPLIDLLLAENCTVTIAHSYTQDLPFITQSADILIAAVGKAGLINGDMVKDSVIAIDVGINRQADKIVGDISFTEVSEKASFITPVPGGIGPLTVAFLMANVLHQ, encoded by the coding sequence ATGTCAGCTCAGATCATTGATGGTAAAAAACTAGCCCAGGAATTGAAAGATCAATTACGCTCAGCCTCTCCCCATGGAGGGCTGGGCGTTGTTTTAATTGGTGAAAATCCTGCTTCATTAATTTATATCAAACAAAAAGAGAAACTTGCGCAAGAACTTTCAATTCCATTTGAATTACTGCATATCCGCGAATGGAAAGATATCGAGGAACTGAAAGAAAAAGTGCTACACTTTGGTAACCAAGAGAAGCTGGCTGGAGTGATTGTTCAAATGCCTTTACCAGAAAGGCTACCAGTAGAAGAGTTTCTGGATTGCATCCCCATTGAAAAGGATGTTGATGGTTTAAAAAGGGCTTCTCCTTTTATACCCGCAACAGCACGAGGCGTAATGTATGCGTTGAAGAGCACAAAACAACTACTTACAGGTAAACATGCTGTTATTATTGGCAGATCAAAATTGGTGGGACGGCCCTTGATTGATTTACTTTTGGCAGAGAATTGCACCGTGACGATTGCTCATTCTTATACTCAAGACTTGCCCTTTATTACCCAATCTGCAGATATTCTCATAGCTGCAGTCGGTAAAGCAGGTTTGATCAATGGTGATATGGTAAAAGACAGTGTCATTGCAATTGATGTGGGTATCAATCGTCAAGCTGACAAAATTGTAGGAGATATAAGTTTCACTGAAGTAAGTGAAAAAGCAAGCTTTATCACTCCAGTACCTGGTGGTATTGGCCCTTTAACAGTAGCTTTTTTGATGGCTAATGTTCTGCACCAATAG
- a CDS encoding MBL fold metallo-hydrolase, translating into MAKLIICFHLFVLGMLYGLYPISNQTRIYFLDVAQGDATLIVTSRGHTILIDAGPQQNILAPLAKYLPPFQSTLDLIIFTHPHADHIDGVLALTKHYRIGAFMLTDVDYKSINYEKVKNIAVTKNILLIRAQADEDLVIDDITINILFPFASLAKLAFANINNASIVLQVEQGESKCLFSGDMEKELEGLLGNYYGKSLQSNCLKVGHHGSKTSSTYPFLQLVNAQEMFISVGRNNRYGHPNRATLYRLCGFGAVYRSDEVGTMGKFLLQ; encoded by the coding sequence ATGGCGAAACTCATTATTTGTTTTCATTTGTTCGTTTTGGGAATGTTGTATGGCTTATATCCTATATCCAACCAAACCAGAATATACTTTCTAGACGTTGCTCAGGGAGACGCTACCCTTATTGTAACATCTCGAGGGCACACAATTCTTATTGATGCTGGGCCTCAACAGAATATCTTGGCACCTTTGGCTAAATACTTACCTCCTTTTCAGTCTACTTTAGATCTAATCATTTTTACCCATCCTCATGCTGATCACATCGACGGGGTATTAGCTTTAACTAAACATTATCGTATCGGAGCTTTTATGCTCACCGATGTCGATTATAAAAGCATTAATTATGAAAAAGTAAAAAACATCGCTGTTACCAAGAACATCCTATTGATTAGGGCACAGGCAGATGAAGATTTGGTTATAGATGATATAACAATTAATATTCTTTTCCCTTTTGCTTCTTTGGCTAAACTGGCATTTGCTAATATTAATAATGCTTCCATTGTGCTCCAGGTTGAGCAAGGAGAAAGTAAGTGTTTATTCAGTGGTGATATGGAAAAAGAGTTAGAAGGGTTATTAGGCAATTATTATGGTAAAAGTTTGCAATCAAATTGTTTAAAAGTGGGGCATCATGGTAGTAAAACTAGCTCTACCTATCCTTTTTTACAGTTAGTTAATGCGCAAGAAATGTTTATTAGTGTCGGCAGAAATAATCGTTACGGCCATCCAAATAGGGCTACTTTATACCGCTTATGTGGTTTCGGAGCAGTTTATCGCAGCGATGAAGTTGGTACGATGGGAAAATTTTTGTTACAATAA